The Coriobacteriia bacterium genome includes the window AGATCCCGGCCTCGCGCCTCGCACAAGCAGCCGAGCAGGGCGTGGCGTTCGACGGCTCTTCTCTCGAGGGTCGCGCGCGCGTCATGGAGACCGACATGCGCCTGCTGCCCGACCCCGCCTCGCTCGTGCAGACCGACGAGGGTGTGGCGCGCGCCGCATGCGTCGTGTTGTGCGAAGACGGCTCGCCCTGGCCGGGTGACCCGCGCACGGCTCTGGCGCTGGTGCTCGACCAGACCGGCGACCTCGGTGCCGATTACGCGCTCTCGGCCGAACTCGAGTTCTACCTGCTCGATAGCGACGACCTTGAGCCGATCGACATGGCCGGCTACTTCATGGAGTCCGAGGGCCTGGGCATCTCAGTGGTGCGTGCCGCAGCCGAGAAGCTCGAGAGCTGGGGCATCCGCATCGACTCGATCCACCACGAGGCCGGCCCCGGCCAGTACGAGATCGACCTCGCGATGCTCCCCGCGATCGAGCTGGCCGACGCTCTCGTCCTCGCGAAGCAGACCATCCGCGAGGCCGCCGCTTCCGCAGGCCTGACCGCCACGTTCATGGCGCGACCGCTCTCGGGTGAGCCCGGCAGCGGCCTGCATCTGCACCAGCGTGTCGCCGGACGCCTCGCCGATGACGACGGCCAGCTCACCGATGAGGGCCGCGGCTTCGTTGCCGGCCAGCTCGAGCACGCCCGCGGCCTGTCCGCGCTCGCTTCACCGACAGTCAACTCGTACAAGCGCCTGCACTCGGGCCCCGAAGCGCCGAGCACAGCCGTCTGGGCGCATGCCAACCGCGGTGCACTCATCCGCCTCTCGCCCAACGGTGGCGATGGCGCCACGATCGAGTACCGCAGCGCCGATCCCTCGGCAAACCCCTACCTTCTGTTCGCCGGGCTCATCATCAGCGCGGCCCACGGGCTTGGCGCCGTGCTTGACCTCCCGCCCGCGGTTGAGGAGCAGAGCGAGGGCTTCGACCCCGCCGCAACCGACTCCTCGCGTGCGGACACGCTCCCGCGCGATCTGGAGGAGGCTCTCTCGGCGCTGCAGATCGACGACGTGCTCGTGGACGCGTTCGACGCGCAGCTGCTCTCTCGCCTGCTCGACGGTCGCCGAGCCGAGGCCGCCGAGTACCGCGCGCAGGTCACGCCCTGGGAGACCGAGTTGTATCTTGAGGACGCGTAAGATCGAAGCACTTCGCGAGAGCTACGCCGAGGAGGCGCGATGAAGAAGATCGAGGCCATCATCAAGCCGCACAAGCTTGATGACGTCAAAGAAGCTCTTGGGGCACTGGGCATCCAGGGCCTGACCGCCTACGAGGTCAAAGGCTTCGGTCGCCAGAAGGGCCATCCCGAGATCTATCTCGGCTCCGAGCTCTACGCGATCGACTTCGTCCCCAAGGTCAAGATCGAGGTCGTCGTGGATGACTCACTAGCCGACAAGGCCGAGGAGACCATCATCGAGAGCGCCCGCACCGGCAAGATCGGCGACGGCAAGGTCTTTACCTACGACTGCGAGAAGGCCGTCCGCATCCGCACCAACGAGCGCGGGCCAGACGCACTCTAGAAGGCCCCTCGATACCCAAGCAGACCACGTACGCCCGGGAGGAGTCTCCCGGGCGTACCTCGTTTACCTGCTGTTTCTCCCCACGCCACACGCACGACCCGTACGTTTTACGTGCTCGAAACACAGCCAAGGCGGTCACGAAACAAAGGCATTGGATAACTGTTCTACGCCCCAAGGAGGGGCCCGGCCTGCACACCGCAGGCACCAAGTGAATGCACGTCGGTGCAGACCGAAGGAAGGAGTGATCCAGATGGCCGAGATGAAGCGCACGTTGACGCTCACCGGTGTGACGGTGAACGCGATGTCGTTTATCGCCCCGGGCGCGTTCCTCTGGACGACGTTCCAGTT containing:
- a CDS encoding P-II family nitrogen regulator is translated as MKKIEAIIKPHKLDDVKEALGALGIQGLTAYEVKGFGRQKGHPEIYLGSELYAIDFVPKVKIEVVVDDSLADKAEETIIESARTGKIGDGKVFTYDCEKAVRIRTNERGPDAL
- a CDS encoding glutamine synthetase family protein encodes the protein MNSFDLTGISWIRLSFVDVFGTAHSMQIPASRLAQAAEQGVAFDGSSLEGRARVMETDMRLLPDPASLVQTDEGVARAACVVLCEDGSPWPGDPRTALALVLDQTGDLGADYALSAELEFYLLDSDDLEPIDMAGYFMESEGLGISVVRAAAEKLESWGIRIDSIHHEAGPGQYEIDLAMLPAIELADALVLAKQTIREAAASAGLTATFMARPLSGEPGSGLHLHQRVAGRLADDDGQLTDEGRGFVAGQLEHARGLSALASPTVNSYKRLHSGPEAPSTAVWAHANRGALIRLSPNGGDGATIEYRSADPSANPYLLFAGLIISAAHGLGAVLDLPPAVEEQSEGFDPAATDSSRADTLPRDLEEALSALQIDDVLVDAFDAQLLSRLLDGRRAEAAEYRAQVTPWETELYLEDA